One Streptomyces sp. SAI-135 DNA segment encodes these proteins:
- a CDS encoding SRPBCC family protein, whose protein sequence is MATFRFDTRVAQDPDRVWAVLTDVSMIPQWFPAVQEAHFDGTHRHLRVPGGATMKSLVVTKNDELRRFQYRFVEGMPQPIDFHLGTIDVLADGDGSRVVYSQEILPEALAPIVEGAVSEGIAGIARYFAAHP, encoded by the coding sequence ATGGCAACATTCCGTTTCGACACCCGAGTCGCCCAGGACCCCGACCGCGTCTGGGCCGTCCTCACCGACGTGAGCATGATTCCGCAGTGGTTCCCGGCCGTGCAGGAGGCACACTTCGACGGCACGCACCGGCACCTGCGCGTGCCCGGCGGGGCGACGATGAAGTCTCTGGTGGTGACGAAGAACGACGAACTGCGGCGCTTCCAGTACCGGTTCGTCGAGGGCATGCCCCAGCCCATCGACTTCCACCTGGGCACCATCGACGTGCTTGCCGACGGGGACGGTTCACGTGTGGTCTACAGCCAGGAGATCCTTCCGGAGGCCCTGGCACCCATCGTCGAGGGAGCCGTGAGCGAGGGGATCGCGGGGATCGCCCGGTACTTCGCCGCGCACCCCTGA
- a CDS encoding TetR/AcrR family transcriptional regulator, whose translation MPTSAPPSNRFERRRAETRRALIRAARQILAETGDTSASIQAIAERADVGFGSFYNHFESKTELFEAAVVDAMEEFGQNFDECLAGIDDPAELVAAGFRLSALMADSHPELMQILRRRGLGHIHSDNGLVRRALRDLEAGLASGRFTPVDPVVALTAIGGSLLALVEMRFALPDLDGDQAAVDLAEMVLRMLGVPPADAREVARRPLPDPACRPLLRGE comes from the coding sequence ATGCCTACGTCAGCCCCACCCAGCAACCGGTTCGAGCGGCGCCGCGCCGAGACCCGTCGCGCGCTGATTCGCGCCGCGAGGCAGATACTCGCCGAGACAGGGGACACCAGCGCGAGCATCCAGGCGATCGCGGAGCGCGCGGACGTCGGTTTCGGCTCCTTCTACAACCACTTCGAGTCCAAGACAGAGCTGTTCGAGGCAGCCGTGGTGGACGCCATGGAGGAGTTCGGCCAGAACTTCGACGAGTGCCTTGCGGGGATCGACGACCCGGCGGAACTCGTCGCGGCGGGCTTCCGGCTCAGCGCCCTCATGGCCGACTCCCACCCCGAACTGATGCAGATCCTGCGCCGCCGCGGCCTCGGCCACATCCACTCGGACAACGGCCTGGTCCGTCGGGCGCTGCGTGACCTCGAGGCAGGCCTGGCCTCGGGCCGCTTCACCCCCGTCGACCCGGTGGTCGCCCTGACCGCCATTGGCGGCAGCCTGCTTGCCCTGGTGGAGATGCGATTCGCCCTCCCCGACCTGGACGGCGACCAGGCCGCGGTCGACCTCGCCGAGATGGTTCTGCGCATGCTGGGCGTCCCCCCGGCCGACGCCCGCGAGGTCGCCCGCCGCCCCCTTCCCGACCCCGCCTGCCGGCCACTCCTGCGCGGGGAGTGA
- a CDS encoding VOC family protein, with amino-acid sequence MSETRDHGADVKTAHQDLHSEQGALRGEHPGRSRNPVIKVADLAWLEFEKPDLERAEVFARDFGFRTAARTERELWLRGTFAGSPCMVIRRGRTSRFIGPAFRAAERADLDRLARATGAAVREADVPGGGRVVDLLDPSGFPVRVVHCAEQLPALPEQQPLLLNFGTAHRRTNATQRPPREPSRIQRLGHVVLETRVFSRALDWYLDTLGMIVSDFLFLDGQRGRGPVMAFIRCDLGSVPADHHTLAMHLGPGTGYVHSAYQVTDLDAIAAGGEYLKERGYKHSWGIGRHIEGSQLFDYWRDPDRFMLEHFADGDLFSCEVEPGWAPLSTSGLSQWGPPATRDFLGASPSPQRVRDVIEALRGDNEMDPARLLGLLKAAKS; translated from the coding sequence GTGTCTGAAACCCGCGATCACGGGGCCGATGTCAAGACCGCCCACCAGGACCTGCACAGCGAGCAGGGCGCCCTGCGTGGCGAGCATCCTGGCCGCTCCCGGAATCCAGTGATCAAGGTGGCGGACCTGGCCTGGCTGGAGTTCGAGAAGCCGGACCTGGAGCGGGCCGAGGTCTTCGCCCGCGACTTCGGCTTCCGGACCGCCGCGCGCACGGAGCGGGAGCTGTGGCTGCGGGGCACCTTCGCGGGCTCGCCGTGCATGGTGATCCGGCGTGGTCGTACGTCCCGTTTCATCGGCCCGGCGTTCCGCGCGGCGGAGCGGGCCGACCTGGACCGACTGGCACGGGCGACCGGGGCAGCCGTACGGGAGGCGGACGTCCCCGGCGGCGGCAGGGTGGTCGACCTGCTCGACCCTTCGGGATTCCCGGTGCGCGTGGTGCACTGCGCCGAACAGCTGCCCGCGCTGCCGGAACAGCAGCCGCTGCTCCTCAACTTCGGCACGGCTCACCGCCGTACGAACGCCACGCAGCGCCCCCCGCGCGAGCCGTCCCGGATCCAGCGGCTGGGACATGTGGTGCTGGAGACGAGGGTGTTCTCCCGGGCCCTGGACTGGTACCTGGACACCCTCGGGATGATCGTGTCCGACTTCCTCTTCCTGGACGGACAGCGCGGGCGCGGCCCGGTCATGGCATTCATCCGCTGCGACCTGGGCAGCGTGCCGGCCGACCACCACACCCTGGCCATGCATCTGGGCCCGGGGACCGGCTATGTCCATTCCGCCTACCAGGTGACCGACCTGGACGCCATCGCCGCGGGCGGTGAGTATCTCAAGGAGCGCGGCTACAAGCACAGTTGGGGCATCGGCCGGCATATCGAGGGCAGCCAGCTCTTCGACTACTGGCGCGACCCCGACCGCTTCATGCTGGAGCACTTCGCCGACGGCGACCTCTTCTCCTGCGAGGTCGAGCCCGGCTGGGCGCCCCTGTCGACCAGTGGCCTGTCCCAGTGGGGGCCGCCCGCCACCCGCGACTTCCTCGGCGCAAGCCCTTCCCCGCAGCGGGTCCGCGACGTGATCGAGGCCCTGCGCGGTGACAACGAGATGGACCCGGCGCGCCTGTTGGGCCTGCTCAAGGCCGCCAAGTCCTGA
- a CDS encoding fumarylacetoacetate hydrolase family protein, with product MSTNVLRTADGWWVVRGERAVPVDTKAVTTAELISDRDAVRQAALSADAGTPVADLVVLSPVTTPCRVVAQMVNYRSHARDSGFSDDVPPTFFRKASGSVSGPADTVVRPSHVRFLDYEIELGLVMGASLPVGTVVEERDLPSYIAGLVITNDVSARDVQLTKTQFYESKSYPTFTPTGPYLALLEPDDFTHLLDLRLRLSVNGELRQDRTLADMIVRPAQALTLLARFQTLDPGDLLLTGTPGGTALKAPPKPVEKIGALLPPAVKWKAFFRTQAKNPHYLHTGDVMTATIATPDGRIDLGEQRTPVTDAK from the coding sequence ATGAGCACCAATGTCCTGCGCACCGCCGACGGCTGGTGGGTGGTCCGCGGTGAGCGGGCCGTCCCCGTGGACACCAAGGCCGTCACGACCGCCGAGCTGATCTCGGATCGCGACGCCGTACGGCAGGCAGCCCTGTCGGCCGACGCCGGCACGCCCGTCGCGGACCTGGTCGTCCTCTCGCCGGTCACCACTCCATGCCGGGTGGTCGCCCAGATGGTCAACTACCGCAGTCATGCCCGCGATTCGGGCTTCTCCGACGACGTCCCGCCCACTTTCTTCCGGAAGGCGTCCGGCTCGGTCAGCGGACCCGCCGACACCGTCGTCCGGCCCTCCCACGTGCGGTTCCTGGACTACGAGATCGAGCTCGGCCTGGTCATGGGCGCGTCCCTGCCCGTCGGCACGGTGGTCGAGGAGCGGGACCTGCCCTCGTACATCGCCGGGCTCGTGATCACCAACGACGTCAGCGCCCGTGACGTGCAGCTGACCAAGACGCAGTTCTACGAGAGCAAGTCGTACCCCACCTTCACGCCGACAGGGCCCTACCTCGCGCTGCTGGAGCCTGACGACTTCACTCATCTCCTCGACCTGCGACTGAGGTTGTCCGTCAACGGCGAGCTGCGCCAGGACCGCACTCTCGCCGACATGATCGTCCGACCGGCACAGGCGCTCACCCTGCTGGCCCGCTTCCAGACCCTCGACCCAGGCGACCTGTTGCTGACCGGCACACCCGGCGGCACGGCCCTGAAGGCCCCGCCCAAGCCGGTCGAGAAGATCGGCGCCCTGCTGCCGCCCGCCGTCAAGTGGAAGGCGTTCTTCAGGACGCAGGCCAAGAACCCGCACTACCTGCACACGGGTGACGTGATGACGGCGACGATCGCGACCCCGGACGGCCGCATCGACCTCGGCGAGCAGCGCACCCCCGTCACGGACGCGAAGTGA
- a CDS encoding bifunctional 3-(3-hydroxy-phenyl)propionate/3-hydroxycinnamic acid hydroxylase, giving the protein MIVEPDGADVPVVIIGAGPVGVTAALLLARRGVRSVVLERHRDIYPLPRAAATDDEVRRILQAAGVGEEFAAMARPANGLRLLDARHRVMAEFRRTEHGLHGYPQTSMFDQPELESVLRDALARYPECELRGGAEVTGIGPDTEGPVRVTYRDDDGEHHLWAEAVLGCDGANSLTREAIGAVWEDLRFEERWTVIDVRTTADVRSWEGVDQVCDPDRPATFTRMGEDRYRWEFRLREGAEQPVRELVAPWLPPSYEGDFEIIREAQYTFRARLADRWRSGRVFLLGDAAHLTPPFIGQGLCAGLRDAYNLTWKLARVLQQGGDERLLETYESERKPHARHVIRLAVAIGWAMTGGQDSAAAIRRRALAAACRIPGLTAMAGRDLSPRLTKGPLVRRRLRNSLAGTHCPQPWITADGRRSRLDEVLGDSFIILTATDPSPSLNALAHALGIRAIPVTGLGDDGTLAAWLRAGRADAVLLRPDRVVMDVVPTGGRDFTGSPDWASLLHTTRSPHPPRRTVDTSLLRSVTG; this is encoded by the coding sequence ATGATCGTTGAACCCGACGGGGCGGACGTGCCCGTAGTGATCATCGGGGCCGGTCCGGTGGGCGTGACCGCCGCCCTCCTCCTGGCCCGGCGCGGAGTCCGCAGCGTCGTCCTCGAGCGCCACAGGGACATTTACCCGCTCCCGCGTGCCGCCGCCACCGACGACGAGGTACGCAGGATCCTCCAGGCCGCGGGCGTGGGGGAGGAGTTCGCCGCGATGGCCCGCCCGGCGAACGGGCTGCGGCTGCTGGACGCCCGGCACCGGGTGATGGCCGAGTTCCGGCGCACCGAGCACGGCCTGCACGGCTACCCGCAGACCAGCATGTTCGACCAGCCCGAGCTGGAAAGTGTGCTGCGCGACGCCCTGGCCCGGTACCCGGAGTGCGAACTGCGGGGCGGAGCGGAGGTCACCGGCATCGGCCCGGACACCGAGGGCCCCGTGCGCGTGACCTACCGGGACGACGACGGTGAGCATCACCTGTGGGCCGAGGCGGTGCTCGGCTGCGACGGCGCGAACAGCCTCACCCGCGAGGCGATCGGCGCCGTGTGGGAGGACCTTCGCTTCGAGGAACGCTGGACCGTCATCGACGTCCGCACGACGGCCGACGTGCGCTCCTGGGAGGGAGTCGACCAGGTCTGCGACCCGGACCGGCCGGCGACCTTCACGCGCATGGGTGAGGACCGTTACCGCTGGGAGTTCCGGCTGCGCGAGGGGGCGGAGCAGCCCGTCCGCGAGTTGGTCGCGCCGTGGCTGCCACCCTCGTACGAAGGGGACTTCGAGATCATCCGCGAGGCGCAGTACACCTTCCGGGCCCGCCTCGCCGACCGTTGGCGCAGCGGACGCGTCTTCCTGCTCGGCGACGCCGCCCACCTCACCCCGCCGTTCATCGGACAGGGGCTGTGCGCGGGCCTGCGGGACGCCTACAACCTCACCTGGAAGCTCGCCCGAGTCCTCCAACAGGGCGGTGACGAGCGGCTGTTGGAGACCTACGAGAGTGAACGCAAGCCGCACGCCCGGCATGTGATCCGGCTCGCGGTCGCCATAGGCTGGGCCATGACCGGCGGCCAGGACAGTGCCGCCGCGATCCGCCGCAGAGCCCTGGCCGCCGCCTGCCGCATACCCGGCCTGACCGCGATGGCCGGCCGCGACCTCAGCCCGCGCCTGACCAAGGGACCCCTCGTACGCCGCCGCCTCCGCAACAGCCTTGCGGGCACGCACTGCCCCCAGCCATGGATCACCGCCGACGGACGGCGCAGCCGCCTCGACGAGGTGCTCGGCGACTCCTTCATCATCCTGACCGCCACCGATCCCTCGCCCTCGCTGAACGCCCTCGCCCACGCACTCGGCATCCGGGCGATCCCCGTCACGGGCCTCGGCGACGACGGCACCCTCGCCGCCTGGCTGCGCGCGGGCCGCGCGGACGCCGTCCTGCTGCGCCCCGACCGCGTCGTCATGGACGTCGTCCCGACCGGCGGCCGTGACTTCACCGGAAGCCCCGACTGGGCGTCCCTCCTGCACACCACCCGCAGTCCCCACCCGCCCCGACGGACCGTCGACACCAGCCTGCTGAGGAGCGTCACCGGATGA
- a CDS encoding acetoacetate--CoA ligase yields the protein MSVPNPFMTPDPQAVADSNLMDFARHAGMADADYAALYHWSVTDLEGFWATVWEYFDIDADTPYEQVLADERMPGARWFPGATLNYAHHALRNLADDAVAVIALDETGSCYEVTASHLRAQVASVAATLRDLGVGKGDRVVGYLPNTPHAIVAFLAAASLGAVWSVCGQDYAPKAAADRFGQLEPTVLIAADGYLFNGTTHDRRDAAIELAGTLPTLKATLLVDHVGLPWPSRAYPSLVVPWEDAATRTEELTCTPVPFDHPLWVVFSSGTTGLPKGIVHGHGGVVVEHLKTLALHSDLGPGDRLLWYTTTHWMMWNLVVSTLLTGATTCTYDGSPAPLAQPDTLWKLAARHRVTLFGTSPQYLLGMAKFGIDPSVHDLSSIRVVGCTGSTLPASAYPWVRDHVGERVLLASISGGTDVVSGFAGSAPNTPVWAGELSAPHLGVALAAYDAEGFPVVDRVGELVVTRPMPSMPLYFWNDPDGRRYREAYFSVYPGVWRHGDWITVTGHGSVIVHGRSDSTLNRNGVRLGSADVHDVVERLPEIAEALVIGAEEPDGGYWMPLFVVLAAGAELDDTLRERIREAIRSGASPRHVPDDILEVPGIPHTRTGKKLEVPVKRLLQGAPVGQVVNPATVDAPDLIDYYARLGAARRDRSA from the coding sequence ATGAGCGTGCCCAACCCTTTCATGACGCCGGATCCGCAGGCCGTCGCGGACAGCAACCTCATGGACTTCGCCCGCCACGCCGGGATGGCCGACGCCGACTATGCCGCCTTGTACCACTGGTCGGTCACCGACCTGGAAGGCTTCTGGGCCACGGTGTGGGAGTACTTCGACATCGACGCCGACACGCCCTATGAGCAGGTGCTGGCGGACGAGCGGATGCCCGGCGCCCGCTGGTTCCCCGGTGCCACCCTCAACTACGCCCACCATGCCCTGCGCAACCTCGCCGACGACGCCGTGGCGGTCATCGCGCTGGACGAGACCGGATCCTGCTACGAGGTGACCGCGAGCCATCTGCGTGCCCAGGTGGCCTCCGTCGCCGCGACCCTGCGCGATCTCGGCGTCGGCAAGGGCGACCGGGTCGTCGGCTACCTGCCCAACACCCCGCACGCCATCGTGGCGTTCCTGGCCGCCGCCAGCCTGGGCGCGGTGTGGTCGGTGTGCGGACAGGACTACGCCCCCAAGGCCGCCGCCGACCGCTTCGGCCAGCTCGAACCGACCGTCCTGATCGCCGCCGACGGCTACCTCTTCAACGGCACGACCCACGACCGCCGCGACGCCGCCATCGAACTCGCCGGCACGCTGCCCACGTTGAAGGCCACGCTGCTCGTCGACCACGTGGGCCTGCCCTGGCCCTCGCGGGCGTACCCCTCGCTGGTGGTCCCCTGGGAGGACGCGGCCACCCGCACCGAGGAACTCACCTGCACGCCCGTGCCGTTCGATCACCCGCTGTGGGTCGTGTTCTCCTCCGGCACCACCGGTCTGCCCAAGGGCATCGTCCATGGCCACGGCGGGGTGGTGGTGGAGCACCTGAAAACCCTGGCCCTGCACTCCGACCTCGGCCCCGGCGACCGCCTCCTGTGGTACACCACCACCCACTGGATGATGTGGAACCTGGTCGTCTCCACGTTGCTGACCGGTGCCACGACCTGCACGTACGACGGCAGCCCGGCTCCCCTCGCCCAGCCCGACACCCTGTGGAAGCTGGCCGCGCGCCACCGGGTGACCCTCTTCGGCACCAGCCCCCAGTACCTGCTGGGCATGGCCAAGTTCGGCATCGACCCGTCCGTGCACGACCTGTCGTCGATCCGCGTGGTCGGCTGCACCGGCTCCACCCTCCCGGCCTCCGCCTACCCCTGGGTCCGCGACCATGTGGGGGAGCGGGTGCTGCTGGCCTCGATCAGCGGCGGCACGGACGTCGTCTCCGGCTTCGCGGGCAGTGCCCCCAACACCCCGGTCTGGGCGGGCGAGTTGTCCGCACCCCACCTCGGTGTGGCACTGGCCGCCTATGACGCCGAGGGCTTCCCGGTCGTGGACCGGGTCGGAGAGCTGGTCGTCACCCGGCCCATGCCGTCGATGCCGCTGTACTTCTGGAACGACCCCGACGGCAGGCGCTACCGCGAGGCGTACTTCTCCGTCTACCCCGGCGTCTGGCGGCACGGCGACTGGATCACCGTCACCGGCCACGGCTCCGTGATCGTCCACGGCCGCTCCGACTCGACGCTGAACCGCAACGGCGTACGCCTAGGCAGTGCCGACGTCCACGACGTCGTCGAACGTCTCCCCGAGATCGCGGAAGCCCTGGTCATCGGGGCGGAGGAACCCGACGGCGGCTACTGGATGCCCCTGTTCGTGGTCCTCGCCGCCGGAGCCGAACTGGACGACACGCTGCGCGAGCGCATCCGTGAGGCGATTCGCAGCGGGGCCTCGCCCCGACACGTCCCCGACGACATCCTCGAAGTGCCCGGGATCCCGCACACCCGCACCGGCAAGAAACTCGAAGTCCCCGTCAAACGCCTCCTCCAGGGCGCCCCGGTCGGGCAGGTCGTCAACCCGGCCACTGTGGATGCCCCCGACCTCATCGACTACTACGCCCGCCTGGGCGCCGCACGCAGGGACCGATCGGCATGA
- a CDS encoding DoxX family protein, which produces MTTAHIVLAVALALVFLPLGLAKIAAVPFMRQAAAHLDMSLGLYRIIGTLEVAAAAGLLLGLAAAPLGVAAAAGLAVLMGAAAVVHLRHGDPPARALPAAVLALMAVAYAVTG; this is translated from the coding sequence ATGACAACCGCGCACATCGTTCTCGCCGTCGCGCTGGCCCTGGTCTTCCTCCCACTGGGGCTGGCGAAGATCGCCGCCGTGCCGTTCATGCGCCAGGCAGCCGCCCATCTCGACATGTCGCTGGGCCTCTACCGCATCATCGGAACCCTGGAAGTGGCGGCAGCCGCCGGACTGCTGCTCGGCCTGGCTGCGGCCCCGCTCGGGGTGGCAGCCGCTGCCGGACTGGCTGTGCTCATGGGGGCAGCCGCGGTGGTACACCTGCGCCATGGCGACCCGCCCGCGCGGGCTCTGCCCGCCGCGGTACTGGCCCTGATGGCGGTGGCGTACGCCGTCACCGGCTGA
- a CDS encoding SpoIIE family protein phosphatase, whose translation MEYTAASLVSRVAGDLGPVADEVIADVVRCLRRAVPELWSNPDLVRMTSENIAEHVVGVLAGLEHGIEPSEMDPPAAELERARRLARHGVPVTALLRAFRLGQGVILDRLLAEMPRLTKDAELVSSAARLLLAMADGYVEDASEQGVMAFQEERDRRLRWRLSLVNEAGVRIGTTLDIARTTQELADLALDHFADAVTVDLLDSVIHGHDTPAPGHLVLHRIAQASSVQEGGPEPPAGLGTVHACPDGSVTEQALATGKPSRHTAMPTDPADTVGPHPACSTLVVPLSARGATLGVARLCRHRNPVPFDDEDLFLAQEVAARAAVAIDNARRYTHARSTALTLQRSLLPRRTAEQSAVEVACRYLPAGGQAGVGGDWYDVIPLSGARVALVVGDVVGHGIHAAATMGRLRTAVRTLADIDLPPEELLTHLDDVVIRLSAEASGDAETETAGEIGATCLYAVYDPVDGRCSLARAGHPLPAVVNGDGTVDLLELPPGPPLGLGGLPFEAAEVDLPEGSLLALYTDGLVEGRDRDIDAGLTLLRQALAQPSASLEAACDTVLQALVPTDRPYDDVALLLARPRALGDHKVAAWDVDAEPAAVARARANASERLAAWGLEDLAFVTELVVSELVTNAVRYGRPPIRLRLIRDRSLLCEVSDAGSTTPHLRRARTFDEGGRGLFLVAQLAERWGTRHARQGKTVWAELDGEKHAGPSGLDAVL comes from the coding sequence GTGGAGTACACGGCCGCCAGCCTTGTGTCCCGTGTCGCCGGCGACCTCGGGCCCGTGGCGGACGAGGTGATCGCCGACGTGGTGCGGTGCCTGCGGCGTGCGGTTCCCGAACTGTGGAGCAACCCGGATCTGGTCCGCATGACGTCCGAGAACATCGCGGAGCATGTGGTCGGCGTGCTGGCCGGCCTGGAACACGGCATCGAGCCGAGCGAGATGGACCCGCCGGCCGCCGAGCTGGAACGGGCACGTCGGCTGGCCCGGCACGGCGTCCCGGTCACAGCCCTGTTGCGAGCCTTCCGGCTCGGTCAGGGCGTCATCCTGGACAGACTGCTTGCCGAGATGCCGCGGCTGACGAAGGACGCGGAGTTGGTCAGCTCTGCAGCGCGCCTCCTGCTCGCGATGGCCGACGGATACGTGGAAGACGCGTCCGAGCAGGGTGTCATGGCGTTCCAGGAGGAGCGGGACCGTCGCCTGCGGTGGCGGCTGTCCCTGGTGAACGAGGCCGGTGTGCGCATCGGGACCACCCTGGACATTGCTCGCACGACCCAGGAGCTGGCGGACCTCGCCCTCGACCACTTCGCCGACGCGGTCACCGTCGACCTGCTCGACTCCGTCATCCACGGGCACGACACCCCGGCGCCGGGCCACCTCGTACTGCACCGGATCGCCCAGGCGTCCTCGGTACAGGAGGGCGGCCCGGAGCCGCCTGCGGGGCTGGGGACGGTGCACGCCTGCCCGGACGGATCGGTCACGGAACAGGCCCTGGCCACCGGAAAGCCCTCCCGGCACACGGCGATGCCGACGGATCCGGCCGATACCGTCGGTCCTCACCCGGCCTGCTCGACGCTGGTGGTGCCGCTGAGCGCGCGCGGCGCCACTCTCGGCGTCGCGCGGCTCTGCCGTCACCGCAACCCCGTTCCCTTCGACGACGAGGATCTGTTCCTCGCCCAGGAGGTCGCGGCCAGGGCGGCCGTGGCCATCGACAACGCACGCCGCTACACGCATGCCCGGAGCACGGCCCTGACTCTGCAGCGCAGTCTGCTGCCGCGGCGCACGGCGGAGCAGTCCGCTGTCGAGGTCGCCTGCCGTTACCTGCCGGCCGGCGGCCAGGCCGGTGTGGGCGGCGACTGGTACGACGTCATCCCGTTGTCCGGTGCCCGGGTCGCCCTGGTCGTGGGCGACGTGGTCGGCCACGGCATCCACGCCGCCGCCACCATGGGGCGCCTGCGCACCGCGGTGCGCACCCTCGCCGACATCGATCTGCCTCCCGAGGAGTTGCTGACGCACCTGGACGACGTCGTCATCCGGCTGTCCGCCGAGGCGTCGGGCGACGCGGAGACGGAAACGGCCGGGGAAATCGGTGCCACGTGTCTGTACGCCGTCTACGACCCCGTCGACGGTCGCTGTTCCCTGGCCCGCGCCGGGCACCCGCTGCCCGCCGTGGTGAACGGTGACGGCACCGTCGACCTACTGGAACTGCCGCCAGGCCCACCGCTGGGCCTGGGCGGACTGCCGTTCGAGGCGGCGGAGGTCGACCTGCCCGAAGGCAGCCTGCTCGCCCTGTACACCGACGGTCTGGTCGAAGGCCGCGACCGAGACATCGACGCAGGTCTCACCCTGCTGCGCCAGGCCCTTGCGCAGCCCTCCGCGTCCCTGGAAGCCGCCTGCGACACGGTGCTTCAGGCCCTGGTACCGACGGACCGGCCCTACGACGACGTCGCTCTGCTGCTGGCCCGTCCCCGTGCCCTCGGGGACCACAAGGTGGCCGCCTGGGACGTGGACGCCGAGCCGGCTGCCGTCGCCCGGGCCCGTGCGAACGCCTCCGAGCGGCTGGCCGCCTGGGGACTGGAGGACCTCGCCTTCGTCACCGAGCTGGTGGTCAGCGAACTGGTCACCAACGCCGTCCGCTACGGACGGCCTCCCATCCGTCTGCGTCTCATCCGTGACCGCTCCCTGCTGTGCGAGGTGTCCGACGCCGGCAGTACCACCCCGCATCTGCGCCGGGCCCGCACGTTCGACGAGGGCGGACGCGGTCTGTTCCTCGTCGCGCAGCTCGCCGAGCGGTGGGGAACACGCCATGCCCGGCAGGGCAAGACGGTCTGGGCCGAGCTGGACGGAGAGAAGCACGCCGGCCCCTCGGGCCTCGATGCCGTCCTCTAG
- a CDS encoding cytochrome P450, with protein sequence MPMLTEIPVYRPDLYSASAIRDTHPHFAALRELGPVVWLSKHKVYALPRYAECKQVLLDDDTFVSSGGVGLNPVANRLGQGTTLCSDGEEHARRRSLLAHRLTPRALRTMKDTVEQQAAAVVEAAVARRTVDAVELATALPMSVVPDLVGWPQQGREDLLRWAGATFDALGPINRQAVRTLPASLGMLRYARGVVRDRSVLDGSMGHDLLRAADEGRIMPAECVTMMIDYLAPSLDTTISAISSALYLFATHPEQWRLLKADPDLVSKAVNEVVRYESPIRAFSRTAARDTELAGVALPKGSRVLVLYGSANRDPLEWDDPDTFDIRRDAARQLGFGQGTHGCAGQGLARLETSAILHALLERVDRIEVAGTPEWALNNIIHRLERLPLELIPA encoded by the coding sequence ATGCCCATGCTCACGGAGATCCCCGTCTACCGTCCGGATCTGTACTCGGCGTCGGCCATCCGCGACACTCATCCGCACTTCGCCGCACTGCGTGAGCTCGGCCCGGTGGTCTGGCTGAGCAAGCACAAGGTCTACGCCCTGCCGCGGTATGCCGAGTGCAAGCAAGTGCTGCTGGACGACGACACCTTCGTCTCCTCGGGCGGCGTCGGCCTCAACCCCGTCGCCAACCGGCTGGGCCAGGGCACCACGCTGTGCAGCGACGGCGAGGAGCACGCCCGCCGCCGTTCCCTCCTCGCGCACCGCCTGACCCCCAGGGCGCTGCGCACGATGAAGGACACGGTCGAACAGCAGGCGGCCGCCGTGGTCGAGGCAGCCGTGGCCCGGCGGACGGTCGACGCGGTGGAGCTCGCCACCGCGCTGCCGATGTCCGTCGTGCCCGACCTGGTCGGCTGGCCCCAGCAGGGCCGCGAGGATCTGCTGCGCTGGGCCGGTGCCACCTTCGACGCTCTGGGCCCGATCAACCGCCAGGCGGTGCGCACACTGCCCGCGTCCCTGGGCATGCTCCGCTACGCGCGCGGTGTCGTCCGTGACCGGTCCGTGCTGGACGGCAGCATGGGCCACGACCTGCTGCGCGCCGCCGACGAGGGCCGCATCATGCCCGCCGAGTGCGTCACCATGATGATCGACTACCTGGCGCCCTCCCTGGACACCACCATCAGCGCCATCTCCAGCGCGCTCTACCTGTTCGCCACCCACCCCGAACAGTGGCGTCTGCTGAAGGCGGACCCCGACCTCGTCTCGAAAGCGGTCAACGAGGTCGTCCGCTACGAATCCCCGATCCGCGCCTTCTCCCGCACCGCCGCCCGTGACACGGAACTGGCGGGCGTCGCCCTCCCCAAGGGCTCCCGGGTACTGGTCCTGTACGGCTCCGCCAACCGTGACCCGCTGGAGTGGGACGACCCGGACACCTTCGACATCCGCCGCGACGCCGCCCGCCAACTCGGTTTCGGGCAGGGCACGCACGGCTGCGCCGGCCAGGGCCTGGCCCGCCTGGAGACCTCCGCGATCCTCCACGCCCTGCTCGAACGCGTCGACCGCATCGAGGTGGCCGGCACACCCGAGTGGGCCCTGAACAACATCATCCACCGCCTCGAGCGCCTGCCGCTCGAACTCATCCCCGCCTGA
- a CDS encoding ferredoxin: MKISVDHPRCEGHGLCADQAPDIFSLDDDAELTYHFEGAEVPDEHQVAARAAVNACPVAALRVLS; this comes from the coding sequence ATGAAAATCTCCGTCGACCATCCACGCTGCGAAGGCCACGGCCTGTGCGCCGACCAGGCTCCCGACATCTTCAGCCTGGACGACGACGCCGAACTCACCTACCACTTCGAGGGCGCCGAAGTCCCCGACGAGCATCAGGTCGCCGCCCGCGCCGCTGTCAACGCCTGCCCGGTCGCCGCCCTGCGAGTCCTGTCGTGA